Proteins encoded in a region of the Pseudomonadota bacterium genome:
- the nuoB gene encoding NADH-quinone oxidoreductase subunit NuoB, with the protein MIEGDTSVFTTRGEALLAWARKYSLFQYPFATACCAMEFMATVAPRYDIARFGAEAPRFSPRQSDVLWVVGTISQRQAPALRRIYDQMADPKWVIAFGTCASCGGFYDNYATVPGIDKIVPTDIYVPGCPPRPEAVLDGLML; encoded by the coding sequence GTGATCGAAGGCGACACCAGCGTTTTCACGACCCGAGGCGAGGCGCTCTTGGCTTGGGCGCGCAAGTATTCGCTATTTCAGTACCCTTTCGCCACGGCCTGCTGCGCAATGGAGTTCATGGCGACCGTGGCTCCGCGCTACGATATCGCCCGTTTCGGTGCCGAAGCACCCCGCTTCAGCCCGCGTCAATCCGACGTGCTGTGGGTGGTAGGGACCATCAGCCAGCGCCAGGCCCCCGCGCTTCGACGCATATACGACCAGATGGCGGATCCGAAGTGGGTCATCGCATTCGGCACCTGCGCCTCATGTGGGGGCTTCTACGACAACTACGCGACCGTGCCAGGCATCGACAAGATCGTGCCCACCGATATCTACGTCCCCGGGTGCCCTCCTCGCCCCGAAGCCGTGCTCGATGGTCTGATGTTG
- the smpB gene encoding SsrA-binding protein SmpB: MNKGAHGKAAASPLMLVCSNGRAMHRYHILDRLECGLVLLGSEVKSLRARQANLEGAFATVDAGELYLNGMYIAPYSQATHFGHEPKRKRKLLARRAEIERLMGKLAIRGYTLVPLRVYFKRGRAKVELGLGKGKRVGDKRQSIRRELDRREARDAVQRARK, translated from the coding sequence ATGAACAAAGGCGCTCACGGCAAGGCGGCGGCTTCGCCGCTCATGCTGGTCTGCAGCAACGGCAGGGCGATGCACCGCTACCATATCCTAGACCGGCTGGAATGCGGGCTCGTGCTGCTGGGCTCCGAGGTCAAGAGCCTGCGGGCGCGGCAGGCGAACCTGGAAGGCGCGTTCGCAACCGTGGACGCCGGCGAGCTGTACCTGAACGGCATGTACATCGCTCCCTATAGCCAAGCCACGCACTTCGGCCACGAGCCCAAGCGCAAGCGCAAGCTGCTTGCCCGGCGAGCAGAGATCGAGCGTCTGATGGGCAAGCTGGCCATTCGCGGCTACACCCTGGTGCCGCTGCGCGTCTACTTCAAGCGTGGCCGCGCCAAGGTCGAGCTCGGCCTCGGCAAGGGCAAACGCGTGGGCGACAAGCGGCAGAGCATTCGCCGCGAGCTCGACCGGCGGGAAGCAAGGGACGCGGTACAGCGAGCGAGGAAGTAG
- a CDS encoding ComF family protein, whose product MADNRCMRWLVTGLSSLLAPRLCPGCDQPVQELVGCGRSSFCQACALLLEPCHRCHQPPAKSAALYQYGGPLAEGLRRFKYRARSDLGRPLAELLIASAAVYRDRVDAIVPVPLHPRDLRERGFNQAVTLAAPLARRLGVPMLVDQLHRIRHTAGQATLPRADRAANVNGAFAYRGALVGRTALLVDDVRTTGATLAAAGEALLQGGYAHVMSLALARADSG is encoded by the coding sequence GTGGCCGACAATCGTTGCATGCGCTGGCTTGTTACGGGGCTGAGCAGCCTGCTGGCTCCAAGGCTATGCCCTGGGTGCGATCAGCCCGTGCAGGAGCTTGTAGGGTGTGGCCGGTCGAGCTTCTGCCAGGCCTGTGCACTGCTATTGGAGCCTTGCCACCGCTGTCACCAGCCGCCAGCCAAATCGGCGGCGCTGTACCAGTACGGCGGCCCCCTCGCCGAAGGCTTGCGGCGGTTCAAGTACCGTGCCCGCAGTGATCTGGGACGGCCGCTGGCCGAGCTCCTGATCGCGTCTGCCGCTGTCTACCGCGACCGCGTGGACGCGATCGTGCCGGTGCCTTTGCATCCTCGCGACCTGCGCGAACGTGGCTTCAACCAGGCCGTCACGCTGGCCGCGCCGCTTGCGCGCCGTCTTGGCGTTCCGATGCTAGTGGATCAGCTGCACCGCATCCGCCACACGGCTGGCCAGGCCACACTGCCGCGTGCCGATCGGGCCGCAAACGTCAACGGTGCCTTCGCGTACCGAGGCGCGCTCGTGGGGCGTACGGCGTTGCTTGTCGATGACGTCCGAACCACCGGTGCCACCCTGGCCGCCGCAGGCGAAGCACTCCTTCAAGGTGGCTACGCCCACGTGATGAGCCTTGCGCTCGCCCGCGCCGATTCGGGCTAG